One part of the Arabidopsis thaliana chromosome 1 sequence genome encodes these proteins:
- a CDS encoding B-block-binding subunit of TFIIIC protein, with protein sequence MDSIISTALDEICSQGNTGIPLVTLWSRLSPLSSSIKTHVWRNLLTIPQLQFKTKKNTVYGSSDTSIQNLDDALRLDLRIVANENLRANFVGLYDTQSNNTTIPAIQRRVLERLAIARDNGDAQNLLAKEFGIDGRNFFYSVKQLESRGLIVRQPAIVRTKEVDSKTTSCITTNMIYLTRYAKPMGSQQRFEICKEDSVSEHETTAAGEDTLINDFLPAMQEVCDKLEKANDKVMQVLVISDIKQDLGYTGSDIRHRAWRSVCRRLIDSHVVEEFDAMVNNKVERCLRLLKRFSAEDFNYSRKKQLIKFGRSVQKTEQTLELSIDNQIYDMVDAQGSKGLAVMELCERLGIDKKKIYARLCSICSRVGMHLQAESHKKTRVFRLWTSRHARSKSSDKFPDKAENIRGEDNDSSTPHGTDGLAKTKTTMEHSTAISDADFSTTPASVTDSERNSGAKRRKVPTRRNLQESFNEIGEKVVNAAKGSPDLPKSAKSKVQQPHATIENSRREHRILERLKEEKFVLRVEFHKWLLTFEKDRSPKVDRKTIYRILDRRQDKGLCKCVGIRVPNVNDCDRSRCSVIVLHPSVQRLTRDIGNEIHDRIRSFELGFRSQRSSKRESDKTVPVLNDVQRAIRASKSGAMRAKGVVLAKMFRCLFFYTPSHI encoded by the exons ATGGATTCGATTATATCCACAGCACTTGATGAAATCTGTTCTCAAGGAAACACAGGAATCCCTCTCGTTACTTTATGGTCAcgtctctctcctctctcttcttccatcaAGACACATGTCTGGAGAAATCTTCTCACGATCCCTCAGCTCCAATtcaagacgaagaagaacaCAGTGTACGGATCATCAGATACTTCGATTCAAAACCTTGATGATGCCTTAAGACTCGATTTGAGAATCGTCGCGAATGAGAACTTACGAGCTAACTTCGTTGGCTTGTACGATACTCAATCGAATAACACGACTATTCCCGCGATTCAACGTCGTGTTCTTGAACGTTTGGCTATTGCTAG AGACAATGGTGATGCACAAAATCTGCTTGCGAAAGAGTTTGGTATCGATGGAAGGAACTTCTTCTATAGTGTAAAGCAGCTTGAATCTCGAGGTTTGATTGTTAGGCAACCAGCAATAGTGAGAACTAAAGAAGTTGATTCCAAGACAACTTCATGTATTACCACCAACATGATATACTTAACTCGTTACGCCAAGCCTATGGGTTCACAACAGAGGTTTGAGATTTGCAAAGAGGACTCTGTGTCAGAGCATGAGACTACTGCGGCCGGAGAGGACACGCTCATTAACGATTTTCTACCAGCAATGCAGGAAGTTTGTGATAAGCTCGAAAAAGCTAACGACAAAGTTA TGCAGGTTTTAGTTATCTCGGACATTAAGCAAGACCTTGGTTATACGGGATCAGATATAAGGCATAGAGCTTGGAGAagt GTTTGTCGCCGGTTGATAGATTCTCATGTAGTAGAGGAGTTTGATGCCATGGTGAACAATAAG gttgAAAGATGTCTCCGTTTGTTAAAAAGATTTTCAGCAGAAGATTTTAACTATTCTAGGAAAAAGCAACTCATAAAATTCGGAAGGAGTGttcaaaaaacagaacagacTTTGGAGCTTTCAATAGATAATCAAATTTATGATATGGTTGATGCTCAAGGATCTAAAGGCTTAGCTGTTATGGAG ttaTGTGAAAGACTTGGGattgataagaagaagatctatGCTCGGCTTTGTAGTATATGTTCAAGAGTTGGGATGCATTTACAGGCAGAAAGCCACAAGAAGACTCGAGTATTTCGACTTTGGACTTCTCGTCATGCTCGGTCCAAGTCTTCTGATAAGTTTCCTGATAAAGCTGAAAATATTAGAGGGGAAGATAATGATTCTAGTACACCTCATGGTACTGATGGATTGgctaaaactaaaaccacaaTGGAACACAGTACTGCAATTTCAGATGCTGACTTTTCTACTACACCTGCAAGTGTAACTGATTCTGAAAGGAATTCAGgagccaaaagaagaaaggtacCTACACGTCGTAACTTACAAGAGTCATTCAATGAGATCGGTGAGAAGGTTGTTAATGCTGCAAAAGGGTCCCCTGATTTACCCAAGTCGGCTAAATCAAAAGTGCAGCAACCTCATGCTACTATTGAAAACTCTAGGAGAGAGCACAGAATACTTGAGCGTTTAAAA GAGGAGAAGTTTGTTTTGAGAGTGGAGTTCCATAAATGGCTTCTTACTTTTGAAAAGGACAGGAGCCCCAAGGTGGATAGGAAAACCATTTACAGAATTCTAGACAGGCGTCAGGACAAAGGGCTCTGCAAATGTGTTGGTATTCGTGTTCCAAATGTAAATGATTGTGACCGTAGTCGTTGCTCTGTGATAGTTCTGCATCCATCTGTTCAAAGATTGACTCGAGACATAGGAAATGAAATTCATGATAGGATTAGGTCTTTTGAATTAGGATTCCGTAGCCAGAGATCATCGAAGAGGGAAAGCGACAAGACAGTCCCAGTATTGAATGACGTTCAGAGAGCTATACGAGCTAGCAAATCAGGAGCTATGCGAGCCAAAGGGGTTGTTCTTGCAAAGATGTTTCGT TGCCTCTTCTTCTATACACCATCACATATCTAA
- the GH3.4 gene encoding Auxin-responsive GH3 family protein (GH3.4; CONTAINS InterPro DOMAIN/s: GH3 auxin-responsive promoter (InterPro:IPR004993); BEST Arabidopsis thaliana protein match is: Auxin-responsive GH3 family protein (TAIR:AT4G37390.1); Has 1635 Blast hits to 1520 proteins in 238 species: Archae - 0; Bacteria - 543; Metazoa - 54; Fungi - 2; Plants - 674; Viruses - 0; Other Eukaryotes - 362 (source: NCBI BLink).) encodes MAVDSLLQSGMASPTTSETEVKALKFIEEITRNPDSVQEKVLGEILSRNSNTEYLKRFDLNGAVDRKSFKSKVPVVIYEDLKTDIQRISNGDRSPILSSHPITEFLTSSGTSAGERKLMPTIEEDINRRQLLGNLLMPVMNLYVPGLDKGKGLYFLFVKSESTTSGGLPARPALTSYYKSDYFRTSDSDSVYTSPKEAILCCDSSQSMYTQMLCGLLMRHEVNRLGAVFPSGLLRAISFLQNNWKELSQDISTGTLSSKIFDHAIKTRMSNILNKPDQELAEFLIGVCSQENWEGIITKIWPNTKYLDVIVTGAMAEYIPMLEYYSGGLPMASMIYASSESYFGINLNPMCKPSEVSYTIFPNMAYFEFLPHNHDGDGGVEATSLVELADVEVGKEYELVITTYAGLYRYRVGDILRVTGFHNSAPQFKFIRRENVLLSIESDKTDEADLQKAVENASRLLAEQGTRVIEYTSYADTKTIPGHYVIYWELLSRDQSNALPSDEVMAKCCLEMEESLNAVYRQSRVSDKSIGPLEIRVVQNGTFEELMDFSISRGSSINQYKVPRCVSLTPIMKLLDSRVVSAHFSPSLPHWSPERRH; translated from the exons ATGGCTGTTGATTCGCTTCTTCAATCTGGGATGGCTTCACCGACGACATCTGAGACAGAGGTGAAGGCTCTCAAGTTCATTGAGGAGATTACTCGGAACCCTGACTCGGTTCAAGAAAAGGTTCTTGGAGAGATACTTAGTCGTAACTCGAACACGGAATATCTGAAACGGTTCGATCTTAATGGTGCCGTTGATAGGAAATCGTTCAAGAGCAAAGTTCCGGTGGTAATCTACGAAGATTTGAAGACGGATATTCAACGTATATCCAACGGTGATCGTTCTCCGATCTTGTCTTCTCATCCCATCACCGAGTTTCTCACAAG CTCTGGAACATCTGCTGGCGAGAGGAAATTAATGCCGACAATTGAAGAAGACATAAACCGACGTCAGCTTTTAGGCAATCTTCTCATGCCTGTGATGAATCT CTACGTGCCGGGATTAGACAAAGGCAAAGGTTTATACTTCTTATTTGTGAAGTCGGAGTCTACGACATCAGGTGGGTTACCGGCTCGTCCAGCTCTCACTAGTTACTACAAAAGCGACTACTTCAGGACGTCGGATTCAGACAGCGTCTACACTAGTCCTAAGGAAGCCATCCTCTGCTGTGACTCGTCTCAAAGCATGTATACGCAAATGCTATGTGGTCTCTTAATGCGCCATGAAGTTAACCGACTCGGTGCGGTGTTTCCTTCTGGTCTCCTCCGTGCCATAAGCTTCCTCCAGAACAATTGGAAGGAACTTTCTCAGGATATCTCAACCGGGACCCTAAGTTCTAAAATCTTTGATCATGCGATTAAAACTCGAATGTCGAATATTTTGAACAAACCTGATCAAGAACTGGCTGAGTTTTTGATAGGGGTTTGTTCGCAAGAGAATTGGGAAGGAATAATCACAAAGATATGGCCTAACACAAAGTACCTTGATGTGATTGTTACTGGTGCAATGGCTGAGTATATCCCAATGTTGGAGTACTATAGCGGTGGGTTACCAATGGCAAGCATGATTTATGCTTCATCCGAAAGTTACTTCGGGATTAACCTAAATCCGATGTGTAAACCCTCGGAGGTTTCTTACACAATCTTCCCCAACATGGCCTACTTCGAATTCCTCCCACATAATCACGATGGAGATGGAGGAGTAGAAGCAACCTCACTTGTGGAGCTAGCTGATGTTGAGGTTGGAAAGGAGTATGAACTTGTGATCACGACCTACGCGGGGCTCTACCGTTACAGAGTTGGCGACATTCTTCGTGTCACGGGGTTTCATAATTCCGCTCCACAGTTCAAATTCATACGGAGAGAGAATGTTTTGCTAAGCATTGAATCTGATAAAACAGACGAGGCTGATTTACAAAAGGCAGTGGAGAATGCGTCGAGGTTGCTTGCAGAGCAAGGAACACGTGTGATCGAGTATACGAGCTACGCAGATACGAAGACTATACCTGGTCATTACGTAATCTACTGGGAGCTACTTAGTAGAGACCAAAGCAATGCTCTTCCTAGTGACGAAGTCATGGCTAAGTGCTGTTTGGAGATGGAGGAATCGCTGAACGCGGTTTATAGACAAAGTCGGGTTTCAGATAAATCTATCGGTCCGTTGGAGATACGTGTGGTGCAGAACGGCACGTTTGAGGAGCTCATGGACTTTTCCATCTCGAGAGGTTCATCGATTAATCAGTATAAGGTCCCGAGGTGCGTAAGCCTCACACCGATCATGAAACTGCTTGACTCTAGAGTTGTGTCTGCTCATTTCAGCCCTTCGTTGCCGCATTGGTCGCCAGAACGACGTCATTAG